The Coturnix japonica isolate 7356 chromosome 6, Coturnix japonica 2.1, whole genome shotgun sequence genomic sequence AGAAACATCTGATCTCTGTCTGACTTGATAGTCAGCAGACTGGAATGTTGGATTTGGGCAAGATGAAGCGTGTTTACTTCCTATAGTCAGATAAGAACAGAGAATCAGCTTCTGAACACCTCCCCCCAGTTTCTCTTACCAACAGTTAGGAAGTCTGTCCGGTATTGACAAGTCATCCCAAAGCCGAAGTCTCGCCAGAAACCAGAATCCTTCTTGTGCACCTACAATTTGAACACAAtagctttctgaaatgcaacacACAGCCAAGGACGTACACTACACCTGGTTTAGTAGAACCCTAAATTCTTACGATTGTTTGCTCAGTGCAGGACACAGCATATAATGCTTCTAGTACTTCCGTCTTATCACATTTTGAAGCACACGGTTATTCTCATCACTTAACCTCTTCCATCCAGTTCCAAGCACTTACTCCCTTGCAGTTGTCACTTGCACTTTTCAGTGACACCACACTTGTTATCTATGCATCTAGTCAGACCAAGCAGTAAATTTGTAAGAGTCTATAGCCAAACCATCTGTTCCTGGGACCCCAATTCAGTTTCTAACACTGCATTTACACCACCAGATACAATTCAACAAGTAAGATTCCTGATTTCAGTTACCATCAAGTTTTGGATTCAAATAAGCACATAAAACCACTTTCAGGCAAGAAATTCCCTTTCAGCTGTGACTACCTGAGGCCAAAGTCTTCCCTTGCTCTTTCTGAAGGCTTCCAGAACACTCTTACTTTCCCAGGACACTACGTAGGACTAATTATGTCCAGTAAAGCTGTGTTACAATACACCTTCCCTCTTTgaatcatgttttttttcttttatctcaaaAGCCCAGCTGCTAAACCCCAATTTCCTCTTGTGTATCCTATTTATGTAGAGTAAGCATGGACGTTCTCTACAGTGGCCATTCCAATGTTAGGCAACTAAGGTTCAGACATACAACACTCGCATACATTATTCTTAAACCTGTTCTACTGAGTATTTGTGAGCTTTATTTGTGTATCATTTTGATTTCAAGTTCCCTAGAAATAGGGTTTCTCATACCAAAACCAAGATGAAATTAGTGGTATAACATCCAATAATACAGGCAGAATTGGACaacaacataaaagaaacaatCTGCAGAGAATATAGCTTCACATGGCATGAGCAGAGGCCACTGACACCTTTCCTTCCTTGAGTTACATGGCACACTTCCTGATACTGTAGTTAGTTAAGAAGCGAGAGAAGCTTATAGAGCAGTATTTACAGTTTCTTCCTTACAATTGCTCTACTTGCTGGAGTGCAGGATGAAAGTTGCTGCCACATCATGCTCCCATCCCTTGATGTATTGACTTTCAAACCCAGTATAAAGAAGCAGGTCAAGCGCTACCAACTTCATTTGCTTAGTTACACATTCAAGATTAAAATAGAACTCCAAGCTCATTTAAGAATGAGTTTTGTTATGTTTGATAAGCTTATCTTCCAAAATGCTTTGCCCATAATGGAGAAAGGTGTTTATATAAACTCTGCTGGAAGTTACAAGATATCCCAAGCAGACCATTAAATTACACTTAATTCTCTTTTAATACAAAGCACAATTGACCCCATTCAGAATAAATCACGCTACTTACCAACTGTTGCTCCACAGGGGGTGGTATATCTTGGTTAGCATAGACAATAGCAGGATTATAGAGGCTGAATACCACAGGataaaaaaccttttttcctAAAAGTCAAAAGGTAACTGTTACTCACTGTGAGCACCTTTTCTGAAGGcaagaagaaatgggaaaataagtTATTATCCATcatgggaaaacaaataagGTCTAACTGCTAGAATTTTCCATTCAGGAAGTCTATAGCATCACGTAGGCAAGAGGCAGAGGGGTTGGCTAGGGAAAATATGTACACATCTATACTCAGATGTACATCTTTATGTACAGCAATATATAATACCCACATAATGACTGTGTATGTATACATCAACAGCACACTagaagacagggaaaaaaacctcCCTGCAACAGCGGTAAGCAGTGGATCTACAAAAGCACTGAAGCCCAAACAGCACATAACACTTGCGAAGAGGCAAGGTGATAAAACGCAGGGTATGCAAAGGAAGGCATTTATTTCCAGGATGCTCTCAGTAAGAACATCTACCATTGTGAATATCCTGCTTACGCTGTGACAGCAGTTCCATGCCTATTCCAGAGCCCTGATAAAGGTCTTCAAAAATCTCTTGCTAAGCCAGTAAAGGTAACAGTGACAGCCCACAGGATTGCTCAGAACCCTGATTTGAGTATTAGCTCTGAATGTGGACAAAATGTTGTCAGATTTCACTTGAAGCAGAGGTGACAGCATAAAATGGTAAACAGACTCTCAAAATCTCTCCCATGAGGAAGTTCATGAGGCATCCCCAAGGTTTTCCTATTACATATACAACTCAGTTAATGAAGTACAGAGACAGGAGTGAAAGAATAGCAATTAGAACCCTAAGATCTGCCTTGTAGCCATCTCTTGTCTGTGTACGATGTGAAGATATTGGTTCATTCCAGACTGATATCTGGAGAAAGTTCTCTGGCCTCAAGAAATCTGGAATagcattaagaaacaaaacccatatATGACATGAGAAGGTCTTAACTAGCATGCTTGTTAACTCAATAAAGCCCAATCCGTCTTTGCCAAAGCTTGTAGAGTAAGCCTCAAAGTCAGGTAAGGTGATCAGAAGAACTCAGAACTGAGGTAAATGCAAAACCCTAGCTCAGCTCCTGCAAGGAGCACGTTATTTAGCTCTACTGTGATGTGTCACAGCAAGGCAACTGCAAGCGTGAGAAGAAAGGCTTATTAGAAACTCTGGttcaacagcaacaacaataaaaagacTTTTCACAATAAGCCCTGCACCACAATCTGTTACACAAGTTTACATGCAGTCTGATTGCTAAAACAATTGTCCAGCTTTCTTTCAGATTGCCAAATcttaaaaagaatgtgaaaactGCACTCATTGTACAAAGAAGTACAATGTGTTCTTAAGACAAGCTACCCTAAGGCAAAAGTTATTTCTCAGTCTAAATACGCACAGAATCCTcagggttggaaggaacctctcAAGACCGTTGAGGGCAACcgccctgctaaagcaggctccctgcaTGAGGTCACGCAGGAAGGAAGGTGTCTGGATGGctcttgagtatctccagagaaagagactctACAAcctcctctctgggcagccagttccagtgctctgtcaccctcaatGTCAAGAAGTTCTCCCTCAAATATTGCATTATATTATGCTGTTTTCCTATGTGCATGCTTCATTTTCCTAGGTGCATGGTATTATTAAGGTCCATCACTCAAGCTTGTCTACCATACATGCAATTCAGATCAATTGAAGCTAACCAAGACAACTTAAAGGAACGTACCAGGCTCAGCATTTAAGCGACAGCTGTTGAGGAACTCGGCTGTGAAGTAAACATCAACATCACAGAAGAACATCAGGACCTCGCCCTTTTCCCAGGCTCTGGCACCCATGTCAAGTCCCCGGCCACGGTTAAATTCCTCATTCAAAGAGACGAGCGTGTAATTGTGGAAGTTAGTTTCtctagaaggaaaataaagccgAACCCAAAATAAATCCTTATGCGGGGCGGAAGGGCCTATTTATACTTGTTCAGCATTTCACAGTAACGTCGCTCCGGAAGCTGTTGTAAAATTCCAATTACATCACcaggatgaggagaaaacaTCAGTTCCACTTCGCTGTGTGTTTCAAGTAGCAGACTGTACACAGTACAACATGTCTTATTATGTAAGTTCACAAACAATCATACAAACAGATTTAAAAGGCCTTCTGGCAACTGATTTTAAACTCATAAGACCACAGCTCTGTCTGTTCCTCTAACATCCACACCACGTCTGAGAGGCACCAAACTCATGTGACAAAAGGTCATCTGTATACTGATGCCACCACAACCCAGCCCATTTGCCTTTCATTGCTGTTACAGACCAATAGCGTACATGCATTTCACTCTCCATGTGAGAGTGAAGGAATAGCAATGAGGGGTTGGAAATACATCTCAGGAACAAACACTTTCAGGCAAGGTGTGCGACTCAGAGGAAAATTCCTgatgaaagcagagcaaagaaacTCAGCAGTAATATCACTGAAATGACACCATATAACGGCTTTGTGAGTTTGCCACTCTGAGCCCGACTGGTTGCTGTCAGAGGAACGGCAGGTCTCACAGGGAACACAGCAGGTGGCAGAAAGCACcccagaaacagaagcagccagcactgtgtgccACGCAGGCTTCATGGGAGTAAGACAGAAGCATTCCATGCTTCCTAGAAGATTTTCATGCATGCCAAATCAACTGACCGTGACATTTTAAGCCAGTAACAATGCTGTCTATGCCCATTCTAAGTTCACAAACATTATGGGCTCATAACATTTGTCATGGGCTCAGCACAGAGAACAAGAGCTCAGGCTAAAGCAGGAGTTTCTCAGTTAGACATTACTACTAACCAACCCAAAGGTGAGGCGGGTCTGTTTTTCACTGAGCATTCTTGTTCTTAGaaccaaaaaaagcaacataaagCAATTTTATAATAAAGCTAGTGTAATGCTATTTGCTCTGACAGTCACGATGAAATGCTTCATTTAGAGCTGCtttacagcagaaggaaatggacTCACTACATATTACCTGGAAGACAGAGAGCAAAGCTCAGCTCCTCAGACAGACTCCGCAGCTGACCAGCCTCTCTTGGACTACAGATGCCAATCATTTTTCTTACTTATCATtaaataaaatcccattttccaATGAAACAACTACCCTGACACACAATCCACTAGAAAACAGTTTCAATTCTTATGAGTCTGCTAGTATGACTGAATACTCAGGGCAAGATTCAGCCCTGCAGTTTTTCAGACTGACAGACTGAAACCTCAAAGGCACTGCTGTTCATCTCAATTTGTTAAGCTTGATTTTTAGTAGTCTTCCATGAAGAACTGTGCAACTTAAGCTGTAAAACGTCAACTAAAATGAAGTTGGTTTCCTGCTAACCTGTAACTGACAGCAAGATTCTTCTTTGTATTGTTCCTATCTTcaacaaaagcatttcaaacGTTTGTACGAGCTCACTTACCTGGATACGGACTCTAAAATGGTTTTTACTTCTGATAGACCATCCTGTCCAAAATAGACCACTGTGAGGTGAATACGTTTATCCTGATGAATGCACACATCCctagaagcaggaaaataagcTGATATTAATTACTGATTGCAATGGTACAGGTGATACTTCAAAACTACTGTGCTTAGATATATTACTGGATGCAAGTATCCTGGTCAGGCCGAAGAAAGCAAAGTTTTCCCACATCTTCCCCCATTTTTATCTTTGAACCATGAAGATGCAATACACAGGAGCTCAAAAGTTGATGTAAACACAAAGATGTTCAACAACACGTGCCCAGGCTCACAACAGCCCTGTCATTCGCTCTAAGAGGGGTTCAGTGCTGCTTGTGAATTTCTCAGTTCCTTttggaaagaacattttctccATACAACAGGATGAAATAACAAACATCCCCAGGCGGCTGCACGCAATGCTGGAATCATTAAGTTTTGCCACAAACCTCTCAGAATAGAAACTCATTCTGAAAGTTAAATACTTGAAGTCAGCAACATGCTCACTCTATCATCTCATGCACCTACCTGAAGTTTTGCATGAACTGTGCAAATGCCTCAGTTCTTCCAGCAAGGGGGACAATTATGTTAATGATTGATCTAGAAATATCGACAGTCTCACTCTTCACTTTCATGAGGGGTCCGAACGGTCGGAACAACGTGACATGTCTGTATTCCAAGCCATCCATCTTCTTATAGAACAGCTCATACTGTGTCCCCTTATCTCTTTCTGTACGATAGTAACCTGAAGAATAAGTCACACAAGTAATTCATGACGTCAAAGATCCCAGCAATTATTAGAGATTATTACATTAGAGATTATTACATTAGAGAACTTATAAGTATTTCAGTTCACTGCCTGtcttccctccatccctctgctgCCTAATGAAGCACTGGACCCTGCTTGACTACAGGAGCAGCTGATGCACCAGTGTTTTTGCAGTGTGTTCTCTCATGACATACAGCAATATGTTATACCAGCACTCCTGTATATACCAGAATTCAGCACTGAGtattatattctttttctctggcaTCCAATAGCTACATAAAGATGAAAATTATGCTAAAATGGTTAAAACTGCACAGCTGTCAATACCTTATCTTTAATCAAAGGATCAACCTACATCACAGTCTAACAGAGTGTAACAGAGGTCTGGTACAGGGTAGAATAAAAAGATCAATATTGGAATAATTTTAAGGAGTTACCCCAGTGTTTTACAAACCCAGGTTTGCATATTGCCTTGTCAGCACTCAACTGTTGGAACAGAGAATTCCAAACCTTTGGATCTCAACAAATTATCCATTCCACAACTGTTTTTAATAGCAAGTATATCCTTCCAGAGTTAATCCCCTTGCTAAGAGCGAATCTCCTTAGGTGAGCTACTAATTTCAATAAAGCTTCCATGCACAGAAAGCGCAACTgagaacagacaaaaagaacCAACATCAGTTCTACCGCTCACTATGTTCAGTTTAACACCCAGGACCGACTCATTATGTAACAGAACCATCCCACTTTCTAACTAGGATGTTCCGGCTGCCATCCAAGACAGAGGTCTATAGGGAAAACTagtaaaaagcagcagaaataatttaacAGTTGTTACTCCTCGTCCAAGCAATATTTCTGGTCAGATGTTCATGAAGGCTCATGGAGTTTCACATCACTATTCAAGATTGGAATACCACAGGCTTCTGAAGAAACTGGATGGATAAGTAATATTATGTTCTTCCTCTATTACTCTTCTCCTCTTTTCAGTATTACTGAAACACAGATCAAGTTTCCTACCTTTATTCAACTACTACCACAGAAGTCCCACATCAGCAGTTACGCTCACTGTCCATAGTTGCACATACTTTCATTTGTGAAAACATATGAAATGTAAACATAAGCCTCTCTAGGAGTGTTATCATGCAAAGGGAATCATGTACTTTCAGGCCAGATTATTCTCTGCTAATACATTAACTCTACCACAGCAAAAAGGGTTAAAACAACAGATAGAGCTCTACAGATGTACGAAATTTgctattttacttttcaaaagaaatagcTGAGCTTCATGCGGAGGTAATTTTGTAGCTTTCAGAAAGTACCTTTAAAGTTGCAATGCatgcatttaatatttgtttttccattatttattttaaacttcacATTCTAGCTCTGAGTCTGCCAAGTGCGCTTCCAACACCTTGGCCTAAGCATTGAGAGGAAGGTACAGTATCCCAGTATCTATATTAAAATGCAATGACCAGGAATTAACTACTACACTatcatgttttctcttctgccCCAGAGCAATAAGTAAAGTCTGCAGGTTCAGCCTCCTGTTTCCAACTGCCCAAAACTAATCTTAGTCCTGAATCccttatttaaaaacagtgagaaaacacagaacagaaatgatgAACTATGTGCTCAAATCCAAGCCAGCACAAGCTAATTGCTTCTCTAAACGAACAATCCCAATTCATTAAGTGATGCTCTCTGGATATCTACAGGAACAAAGATGTTTATTCCAGTAGACACAGAATCTGCAATAAAACTCGAACCAAACACTTTGCTATAGCTTCAAGGAGTagttttttaacagaaaagtcATCAGCTTCCTACCTGGACTTCTATCAAGATGCCGACAAGTGAGCTAACACACAAGAGCCCCAGTCATAGAGCTACAGTGTGAGACATCTGGGGGACCCACTAACAGCTGTGTCTATTTCTTAACTTCATGttttgaaacaacaacagaaaactgctAATAAGTTGGAGTTTTTTTGGCTTGCCCAGTATCTAAATTAgccagttgtttttttcacatacacaaacacaacacCCACACGTCCCACAGCTTCTATCTAAAGGACAGGACAGCAGTATACATCACTACAGAGCTGCTAACACAGCCACgtgagctgcagcacaaaacTATGTAATCTGAGTACAGAAACTGTCAAAAACCGTCTCTAGAACAACAAGAAATCAGTTTAATTTCCAACAACAACTATATGTACACTGGTGCAAACAGAAGTAGAGGTATGAAGTACGATCCTAAAGTTCTAAATCTTCTTCCATGGGCATCCGCAGGCACTGAAGTTAATACACTAACAAGAGTGAATATCTACTTCAGTACAGACAACAAAAGTCCTCTAGAACATAAGCAGTatgtgaaacaaagaaaaaagcagttgcagtcttagaaataaaacagtaaggCACTGCAAGAATGATGATCTCCAGATAAAATACAGTTGTAAGTGAAAACCCTAATGAGGGCCTAATGCTGCATTGTCTGTATTACACCGACACAACGAACTGGATCCCATATCCAGCTCACCTTCCTGAAGGAAGAGTCTTGCATTAAACTTTAAACACAGTAGCTGTTAGAAGCAGACTCTTTTTGAGCTACAAAGCAATTGCATCATCTTCGATTGAAACAACTGATTATTTCAAGGCCACACTTACTTAACAGTACCAACATCGGTACCACTGAGAACCAAAAACCCTTCAATAGTAATGCTCTCATTTATAGCACAGTTCGAATTTTTTTCTTGGATGGAAGCATGAGGTGTATTTAGTACTGTAAACACAAAAATGCAAGTACTGGGGCTATTTTTGATAATCACCTTCACCACTGTACCTTGAAAACCAAGCTTCACAGGAATTTTAGGTAATGCATTTTTTAGCATGCCAGTAAGCGTTGAAAGTATAATGGCTGTATTTGTTACTATAACATGCTTTCTAATTCTAAGTGCTGAAagaacagatgagaaaacaagcaaactcAAGTACTCACATTAACAGTTCCATGTTTCCATTTAACCTACTTGCACGCTTTTCCCCAGTAAGCCCAGTTCAAAGCTGCACATCTTAGAACTCCAGACCAGTACACAGTGAAGGGTCTCTTCAGATGACATGATTGAAACATATCAGTCTACCAGCAGCTCCCTTCAATATGAGCATGCCAGCTCCATGAGTCAGAAGCCTGACTATTAACTGAAGGTGGTATAGCGATGAGAGACGAAAACACCCTGCACCTTCACAGCCAAGCAGCTTAACTATGCTGGAAAAGGAATCGGTTCCTCCCTCCCACTGCAACCAGTTTCTCTAGAAATCTTTCAGTTACTTCTGAACAATCAGCAGTTgcaacaaagatgataaaatcAGTTACGAATGCCtcaatattttaaacagaaacagctTCCCCTGTTCGCTTCCCATGGAACCCCTTTGGAAAGGGATAACTTGCTTCCTATTTGCAACACAACGTAATGAAGCAGTGGTATACCCTGCTGGAAATACAAGCTCTTACTGCTTAATTACTGTTCAAGACTATATTTGAGTAggtaaaaaaaaccctaaaagaACCTAAACATTAAATGCCTGTTGCGACATTTCATTAACTGGCTGGAAAGCAACCAATAGACATACCTTCTACAAAGTCATTTTCATTATACAGCTGCCTCTCTCCTACTCCATCATCATCGTCATCCTCATCTGGATTATTAATAACTTCCAGGCCAGCTTCTATAACTTCCACCAGTTCATCTCGTTTATCCTTTCTAACAGGTTTCTCTTCCGGATGCCGAGTGAGCCCCATCTCCAGCTGGAACACCTTCATGGACGTAAAGCTTTCAAAAGGAACGACGCCGTATTCACTGGGCAGCTTTGCCCCCACACTCACTTCAGCTTTGTCGATCTGAGAATGAAGGAACTCTAGGAGATCATTTGATGCTTGCTCTTTGGTGCCCTGGTAGTTCACGCCGTTGACCTTGGGGCTCTTTTTATCCTGCAGAGTTTTCAATTTATCACTCATCTCCTGCAGCTCTTGCTTTAACTGGGCAATCTGACGTTTCAGACTAGTAGCTCGGCTTTGATAATGCTCTTCTTGTTCCTGCAAGAGAGCCTGGTAGTACTCTTTACCCATGTTCTCACCTATAACGCCAGGTAAAGACCCATTACTATCTGTTTGTGGCGCACACTCAAGCAAATACATAAGCAAGACTAAACTGAATAGAAAAGCAATGCCCACTAACAGCCAACGGGTCCTGGCTTGAATTACTAAGCCTCTTCTGGGCATTCTCATCTTATTTCTGtctccaaacaaaaaagatagCTTAACTGCATGTGCCTTCTGGGGAACATCACCCCAGAGTTCAATCCTTAAGAACTGGAAGAAAGCGTGACCTTAAGCATAACTACAAGCTCTGATAATGTAGCACACAAGTGATTT encodes the following:
- the CSGALNACT2 gene encoding chondroitin sulfate N-acetylgalactosaminyltransferase 2 translates to MRMPRRGLVIQARTRWLLVGIAFLFSLVLLMYLLECAPQTDSNGSLPGVIGENMGKEYYQALLQEQEEHYQSRATSLKRQIAQLKQELQEMSDKLKTLQDKKSPKVNGVNYQGTKEQASNDLLEFLHSQIDKAEVSVGAKLPSEYGVVPFESFTSMKVFQLEMGLTRHPEEKPVRKDKRDELVEVIEAGLEVINNPDEDDDDDGVGERQLYNENDFVEGYYRTERDKGTQYELFYKKMDGLEYRHVTLFRPFGPLMKVKSETVDISRSIINIIVPLAGRTEAFAQFMQNFRDVCIHQDKRIHLTVVYFGQDGLSEVKTILESVSRETNFHNYTLVSLNEEFNRGRGLDMGARAWEKGEVLMFFCDVDVYFTAEFLNSCRLNAEPGKKVFYPVVFSLYNPAIVYANQDIPPPVEQQLVHKKDSGFWRDFGFGMTCQYRTDFLTVGGFDLEVKGWGGEDVHLYRKYLHGDLIVIRTPVPGLFHLWHEKHCLDELTPEQYKMCMQSKAMNEASHSHLGMLVFREEIETHLRKQAYRTNSEAVG